The Brassica napus cultivar Da-Ae chromosome C7, Da-Ae, whole genome shotgun sequence genome has a segment encoding these proteins:
- the LOC106409110 gene encoding RNA-binding protein involved in heterochromatin assembly dri1-like: MNRPGDWNCRLCSHLNFQRRDSCQRCREPRTSGITDLVSNFTSRPISSSFAFNTGPDVRPGDWYCNLGNCGTHNFASRSNCFTCGAAKDESSRSAAAAATGFIDMSDGPRRGLFGFGSSSAGGGGMGRSSWKSGDWICSRPGCNEHNFASRSECFRCNAPKEPATNSPY; the protein is encoded by the exons ATGAATAGGCCAGGAGACTGGAACTGCCGATTGTGTAGCCACCTCAACTTCCAGAGAAGGGATTCCTGTCAACGCTGCAGAGAGCCAAGGACGAGCGGCATTACCGACTTAGTGAGTAATTTCACAAGCCGTCCAATCAGTAGCTCTTTTGCTTTCAACACCGGGCCTGACGTGAGACCAGGTGATTGGTACTGCAACCTTGGAAATTGCGGGACGCACAATTTTGCAAGCAGGTCCAACTGTTTCACGTGTGGTGCCGCAAAAGATGAGTCGTCACGCTCGGCTGCTGCTGCAGCCACCGGGTTTATAGACATGAGTGATGGTCCGAGACGCGGCCTTTTTGGTTTTGGTAGCAGCAGTGCTGGTGGAGGCGGCATGGGCCGTTCTTCTTGGAAATCTGGAGATTGGATTTGCTCgag GCCAGGCTGCAATGAACACAACTTCGCAAGCAGGTCAGAGTGTTTCAGGTGCAACGCCCCAAAGGAACCGGCCACCAATTCACCCTACTAG